One segment of Lytechinus variegatus isolate NC3 chromosome 13, Lvar_3.0, whole genome shotgun sequence DNA contains the following:
- the LOC121426164 gene encoding BRCA1-associated RING domain protein 1-like → MQCARDSINFLDKTPEIHPVWADRFPIEVMFLSTKSALQQLEVSLQCSACHKLLTEPCTLGNCTHLICKACAGNYQGNACPTCQAPAWVKDLQVKRELGMVVRLCRRLQRLINNDPEQVDSASIDLSEDTGPVRTGEGGSSLGKDDEDSCVNEASEIADDSETEPMSISESDTDFHKHREIVRKALRSVQGSDTDSLSGMEREKAGSQIGKKRGRVLQNARKKSDGDPDLMKHGIKTQGNHKPDNKGSGESSKKASVNRQRNQKPNDENNPLSVYEFQASPPHPKTRKAKLQVIQQTKREARLRKVAAANKKWDSVSSVTGSKKEGRKHVSFSDDSLKSGSSSAEDASKRDVKTSKAKTKPVAKTAVSPEDGIRMKGKSVKDKEKTSPVVSKLQNQKVKKSRVQITESLPDDASNVTPECSPSVPRAGQKRRSPSSTVSVTVKPSTPDSAGKRKKTVKEHTPETPTTSSRTGQKKRLSGGRTSLSPNSSYSSPKTAVMKRNKRGETPLHVACIKGDENEVKSLLEQGADPNSKDNAGWTPLHEACNHGHTSLLGLLLDHNALINAPGFEHDTPLHDAVNNNRIPVIKYLRERGASLETRNIHGQTPLDLPAAPAIKEALLTKPLLEVTNSPVSTPVTAPSQHLQDRQVVLLGTGLKPKEKTSLITCSDILEGRVVDEFSPDVTHLVAACEEDGRCLRTMKYMQAVLAGRWVVSSKWISECIKHEERVEEIEFEIPGTSSDPDSNTPRRGRENVQKQFPGLFNGCHFFLKGSFKHPTPLKPELIQLIKLGGGTILQRHPKPDDDVIQVSTVVPYHARPNSQYASCSYYIVYDHLGKKPPPSVRTQKVCTVPVYWLLDCVSQFTILDPPKE, encoded by the exons TCACAAACTTCTTACAGAGCCATGCACCCTGGGAAACTGTACTCATCTTATTTGCAA GGCTTGTGCAGGAAATTACCAAGGCAATGCTTGCCCTACCTGTCAGGCCCCAGCATGGGTAAAGGACTTGCAGGTCAAGAGAGAATTGGGGATGGTGGTCCGTCTCTGTCGAAGACTCCAACGACTGATCAACAACGACCCTGAACAAGTAGATAGTGCCAGCATAGATCTGAGCGAAGACACTGGTCCTGTTCGGACAGGGGAAGGTGGGAGCAGTTTGGGAAAGGATGATGAAGATTCCTGTGTGAATGAGGCCTCAGAGATTGCTGATGATTCTGAAACAGAGCCAATGTCTATCTCTGAATCAGACACAGATTTTCACAAACACAGGGAGATTGTCCGCAAGGCCCTTCGCTCTGTTCAGGGGTCAGACACAGACTCCTTATCcgggatggaaagagagaaagcCGGCAGTCAAATTGGCAAGAAGAGAGGAAGGGTCCTGCAGAATGCGAGGAAGAAGTCAGATGGGGATCCAGATTTGATGAAGCATGGTATAAAGACACAAGGAAATCATAAACCTGATAACAAAGGAAGTGGTGAGTCAAGCAAGAAAGCTTCAGTCAACAGACAGAGAAACCAGAAGCCCAATGATGAAAACAACCCTTTGTCAGTGTATGAATTCCAGGCCTCGCCTCCACATCCAAAGACACGCAAAGCAAAACTGCAGGTCATTCAACAGACCAAACGGGAGGCACGACTGAGGAAAGTGGCTGCAGCAAACAAGAAATGGGACTCTGTGTCCAGTGTCACAGGATCAAAAAAGGAAGGTAGAAAGCATGTTTCTTTCTCCGATGATAGTTTGAAATCAGGATCAAGTAGTGCTGAGGATGCGAGTAAACGTGATGTCAAGACATCCAAAGCAAAGACCAAACCTGTTGCAAAGACTGCAGTTTCTCCTGAAGATGGTATTAGGATGAAGGGCAAGTCTGTCAAAGACAAAGAGAAGACATCACCTGTTGTCTCCAAGCTTCAGAATCAGAAAGTAAAAAAGTCAAGGGTTCAGATCACAGAGTCCTTGCCTGATGATGCATCCAATGTGACACCGGAATGTAGTCCAAGTGTGCCACGAGCTGGCCAGAAAAGAAGATCACCATCTTCAACAGTTTCAGTCACAGTAAAACCTTCCACCCCAGACAGTGCTGGCAAGAGAAAGAAAACGGTGAAAGAGCATACTCCAGAGACTCCTACCACCAGCAGCAGAACAGGTCAAAAGAAGAGACTTTCAGGAGGAAGGACTTCATTGAGCCCAAATTCATCGTATAGTTCACCAAAGACTGCAGTGATGAAGAGAAACAAGAGAGGGGAGACTCCACTGCATGTAGCATGTATTAAA GGTGATGAGAATGAGGTCAAGTCTCTCTTGGAGCAAGGAGCTGATCCTAACTCAAAGGACAATGCAGGATGGACTCCTCTG CATGAAGCCTGCAACCACGGTCATACATCCTTACTAGGTCTTCTCCTAGATCACAACGCTCTGATCAACGCACCTGGATTTGAGCATGACACGCCCCTTCATGATGCAGTCAATAACAACAGGATACCAGTCATCAAATACCTCAGGGAAAGAGGAGCTTCGCTAGAAACAAG gaaCATTCATGGTCAAACACCGCTGGACTTACCCGCTGCTCCAGCCATTAAGGAAGCTCTTCTTACCAAACCCCTATTAGAGGTCACCAATTCACCTGTCTCTACCCCAGTTACCGCCCCATCACAACACCTACAAGATAGACAGGTGGTTCTACTTGGAACAG GCCTAAAGCCCAAGGAGAAGACTTCCCTGATTACTTGCAGTGATATCCTTGAAGGAAGAGTAGTTGATGAGTTCAGTCCTGATGTTACCCATCTTGTAGCAGCATGTGAGGAGGATGGTAGATGTCTACGAACCATGAAATACATGCAGGCAGTACTAGCAGGAAGATGGGTGGTGTCTTCAAAAT GGATTTCAGAATGCATCAAACATGAAGAGAGAGTAGAAGAGATAGAGTTTGAGATTCCAGGAACATCCTCTGATCCTGATAGCAACACACCTAGGAGAGGACGGGAAAATGTCCAAAAACAG TTTCCGGGATTGTTCAACGGCTGTCACTTCTTTTTGAAGGGCTCCTTCAAGCATCCAACACCCCTCAAACCAGAACTCATTCAACTCATCAAATTAGGAGGAGGTACCATCCTCCAACGTCATCCCAAAcctgatgatgatgtcatacaGGTCTCAACGGTCGTTCCTTATCACGCAAGGCCAAACTCCCAGTATGCATCCTGTTCGTATTACATCGTTTATGACCATCTAGGGAAGAAGCCGCCACCGAGTGTCAGAACACAGAAAGTCTGCACTGTACCAGTATATTGGCTGTTGGACTGTGTGTCTCAGTTCACCATATTAGATCCCCCAAAAGAATGA
- the LOC121426083 gene encoding histone acetyltransferase KAT2A-like — translation MAAVEEQSAVVGSATESRRSSGSQLSPTEITRSVNLQRNAQRKSQVRSFPRTKKLEKLGVYSSCKADEACKCNGWKNPNPPPTPTQPARLDITTPLASRSDPCKSCGHQLAEHVSHLEDVAEEEIDRLLGIVVDVEHLFMSVHKEEDADTKQVYFHLFKLLRKCILQMNSPSVEGPLGRPPFEKPSIAKGVSNFVHYKFGHLVHKDWMTMYDLAKMFLHCMNHWKLETPTARKQRAQLDEAGAYKVTYTRWLCYCHVPSFCDSLQHHEPTDIFGRTLLKTVFPAMRRQVLDMLRSEKDNMPAEKRNLVLTHFPRFLSMLEEEAYDSNSPIWDPEFTPVQGAVPLASPEGNTELEDSSDPSAQALGRITVTTTTTGAPSMSDGHTSFNLSPGLVNVRRAARLSALAATQANDKRKLDDMPTEEEIKRQRLEEDIPDNILSEVLSTVTDPAAMVGPEGNLFAAHSARDEAARNEERKGVIEFHVIGNSVTRKPSRQTLIWLVGLQNVFSHQLPRMPKEYITRLVFDTKHKTLALVKENRVIGGVCFRMFPTQGFTEIVFCAVTSNEQVKGYGTHLMNHLKDYHVKHGVLHFLTFADEFAIGYFKKQGFSKDIKIPKSSYAGYIKDYEGATLMGCQLNPRIPHTEFSLIIHRQKKIVKKLIEMKQQEERKVYPGLTCFKEGVRQIPMESIPGLVEAGWRPVREKPKVTPLTEEQVQSAFKTVLTAVKNHNSAWPFLKPVEKNEAPDYYEHIKYPMDLKTMTERFKGKYYSSRKLFIADMQRIFSNCRAYNAADTEYVRCANTLERFFLNKIKELGIVDK, via the exons ATGGCTGCCGTGGAAGAACAAAGCGCCGTTGTTGGTTCGGCCACAGAATCTCGGCGTTCTTCAGGATCTCAGCTGAGTCCAACAGAAATTACAAGGTCTGTCAACCTTCAAAGAAATGCTCAACGGAAATCTCAAGTACGAAGTTTTCCACGAACGAAGAAGTTGGAAAAATTAGGTGTTTACTCGTCGTGTAAG GCAGATGAAGCATGCAAGTGCAATGGTTGGAAGAATCCTAACCCACCTCCTACACCAACACAACCAGCTAGACTGGATATAACAACCCCATTGGCTAGTAGATCAGACCCATGTAAGAGCTGTGGCCACCAACTTG CGGAACATGTATCCCATCTAGAGGATGTTGCTGAGGAGGAGATTGACAGACTCCTGGGCATCGTAGTGGATGTCGAACACCTGTTCATGTCTGTCCATAAGGAAGAAGATGCCGATACAAAGcaggtctactttcatttgttcAAG CTCCTGAGGAAATGTATTCTGCAGATGAACTCACCATCAGTAGAAGGTCCTTTAGGTCGACCTCCTTTTGAGAAACCAAGCATTGCAAAG GGGGTATCCAATTTTGTCCACTACAAGTTTGGTCACCTGGTCCACAAGGATTGGATGACGATGTATGACCTTGCTAAGATGTTCCTTCACTGTATGAACCATTGGAAACTTGAAACACCCACTGCTAGGAAGCAAAGAGCACAGCTAGATGAAGCAGGTGCTTACAAGGTTACCTACACAAG gTGGCTGTGCTACTGTCATGTGCCATCATTCTGTGATAGCCTACAGCATCATGAACCAACAGATATCTTTGGTCGAACGCTTCTGAAGACTGTCTTCCCTGCGATGAGGCGACAGGTCCTAGATATGTTGCGCTCTGAGAAGGACAATATGCCTGCAGAGAAACGTAACCTAGTCCTAACCCATTTTCCAAG ATTCCTGTCAATGTTAGAAGAAGAAGCATATGACAGTAATTCACCTATCTGGGACCCAGAGTTTACCCCTGTCCAAGGAGCTGTACCCTTGGCCTCACCGGAGggcaacactgaacttgaagaTTCTTCTGATCCCTCTGCCCAAGCACTTGGTCGTATCACTGTGACAACCACCACTACTGGTGCGCCCTCTATGTCAGATGGTCATACGTCCTTTAACCTCAGTCCGGGGTTGGTTAACGTAAGGAGAGCGGCAAGATTAAGTGCTCTCGCTGCTACTCAAG cgaaTGATAAACGTAAACTAGATGACATGCCGACTGAGGAAGAAATCAAGAGACAAAGACTAGaag AGGATATTCCAGATAATATTCTAAGTGAAGTGCTATCAACGGTTACTGACCCTGCTGCCATGGTAGGCCCAGAG GGTAACCTATTTGCTGCCCATTCTGCCCGTGATGAAGCTGCCAGGAATGAAGAGAGGAAAGGAGTAATAGAATTCCATGTTATTGGGAATTCAGTCACACGCAAACCATCAAGACAAACACTTATTTGGTTGGTGGGTCTCCAGAATGTCTTCTCACATCAGCTGCCAAGGATGCCAAAGGAATACATCACCCGTCTTGTGTTTGATAC GAAACACAAAACGCTAGCACTAGTGAAGGAGAACAGAGTGATAGGTGGTGTTTGTTTCAGAATGTTTCCAACTCAAGGATTCACAGAAATTGTCTTCTGTGCAGTCACTTCTAATGAACAAGTCAAG GGCTATGGCACACATCTAATGAATCATCTCAAAGATTACCATGTCAAACATGGTGTTCTTCATTTTCTCACATTCGCTGATGAATTTGCAATAGGATACTTCAAAAAACAG GGTTTCTCAAAAGACATCAAGATACCCAAGTCTAGTTACGCTGGTTACATCAAGGACTATGAGGGCGCCACACTCATGGGATGTCAGCTCAACCCACGTATACCACACACTGAGTTCTCTCTCATTATACACAGACAGAAGAAG ATTGTAAAGAAATTAATAGAAATGAAACAGCAAGAAGAGAGGAAGGTGTATCCTGGATTGACATGCTTCAAAGAAGGTGTTAGACAGATACCTATGGAGAGCATTCCAGGATTAG TCGAAGCTGGATGGAGACCGGTCAGAGAGAAACCAAAGGTCACTCCACTGACTGAAGAACAGGTCCAGTCAGCATTCAAGACAGTCTTGACCGCTGTTAAG AATCACAACAGTGCATGGCCTTTCTTGAAACCTGTTGAGAAGAATGAAGCTCCTGATTACTATGAACATATCAAGTATCCTATGG ATTTGAAGACAATGACTGAAAGGTTCAAAGGAAAGTACTACAGCTCACGGAAGCTGTTCATCGCCGACATGCAACGGATCTTCAGCAACTGTAGAGCGTACAATGCTGCCGATACGGAATACGTTCGCTGTGCAAATACACTAGAACGTTTCTTTCTCAATAAGATCAAAGAACTTGGTATCGTAGACAAATGA
- the LOC121426205 gene encoding 5-hydroxytryptamine receptor 1F-like: MADFNSFSSGTAEGIWYHNITLCNITFFVEKDDFILQDYPTRVVLAFIVLLIFLIGTLGNLFVVAAVVLCRRLQNKTNVFVINLAVADFLTAMFLPVHASTLLSKSSCYIPDLLCQFVAAATLTTLGCSIVTLAMVAFYRFTVLYSVLQPTPKFTNTFSSRNVALMVAFAWLYPIILMFILLPLDVGSLGYAIQYKVCAQNTASHDSDYLTLIVCLLVQIPAFVVIIVCYFYIFKMFSRHQREMNAMMAPSPYRQSSTLSNRESNITIIEDIPIEDPEVASNGNINIGFDDFDGTKVAPPDDLEVLAEPFDAEELPEDNQVVKKNEEHSPKSLELSKLKRSKTTGSSTSSVQRRAKPNTVDTIAREQEISRFRQQRQITINMFIVVCVYTICVMPSAIIFPIPSTGPAIPWLTILFLLNSCVNPIIYALRHPTFSEVLKCMVRCRYREIPEPSSFLRSFSN; this comes from the coding sequence ATGGCtgatttcaattctttttcttctggAACAGCTGAAGGAATATGGTATCACAACATCACTCTTTGCAATATAACATTCTTCGTTGAAAAAGACGACTTCATTCTTCAAGACTACCCTACACGTGTCGTCTTAGCTTTCATAGTTCTTCTCATCTTCCTCATCGGCACCCTTGGCAATCTCTTCGTCGTCGCCGCCGTCGTCCTCTGCAGGCGTCTTCAGAACAAGACAAATGTTTTCGTCATCAATCTGGCTGTTGCAGATTTCTTAACTGCTATGTTCCTTCCTGTTCATGCTTCCACACTCCTAAGTAAATCAAGTTGTTACATTCCTGATTTGCTCTGTCAGTTTGTAGCAGCTGCCACACTGACCACCCTTGGTTGTAGTATAGTTACCCTGGCAATGGTGGCTTTCTATCGCTTCACAGTCCTATACTCCGTCTTACAACCAACACCAAAATTCACCAACACATTCAGCAGCCGAAATGTTGCGCTAATGGTTGCATTCGCTTGGCTTTATCCGATTATTCTCATGTTTATTTTACTTCCGTTGGACGTTGGATCTCTTGGTTATGCCATCCAGTATAAAGTGTGTGCGCAAAATACAGCCAGTCATGACTCGGACTATCTAACCCTGATAGTTTGTCTCCTCGTTCAGATTCCAGCcttcgtcgtcatcatcgtctgctacttctatatttttaaaatgttcagTCGTCACCAAAGAGAAATGAACGCCATGATGGCGCCCTCTCCCTACAGACAATCCTCTACCTTGTCAAACAGGGAAAGTAATATTACAATCATTGAGGACATACCGATTGAAGATCCGGAAGTGGCTAGTAATGGGAACATCAACATAGGTTTCGATGATTTCGACGGTACGAAAGTGGCACCCCCTGACGATCTAGAAGTCTTAGCCGAACCTTTTGACGCAGAAGAACTTCCTGAAGACAATCAAGTTGTAAAGAAAAACGAAGAGCATTCTCCCAAATCTCTAGAATTGTCGAAGCTGAAACGCAGTAAGACAACTGGATCATCGACCAGCTCGGTTCAAAGAAGAGCTAAGCCAAACACTGTCGACACTATAGCCAGAGAACAGGAGATTAGTCGCTTCAGGCAACAACGTCAGATAACCATCAATATGTTCATCGTTGTCTGTGTCTATACCATCTGCGTGATGCCATCAGCCATCATCTTCCCTATACCATCCACGGGTCCAGCTATACCTTGGCTTACTATTCTCTTTCTGCTCAACTCTTGCGTCAATCCAATCATATATGCACTGAGGCATCCCACCTTTAGTGAAGTTTTGAAATGCATGGTGAGATGTAGGTATAGAGAAATTCCAGAACCGTCATCCTTCCTGAGGTCGTTTTCTAACTAA